Proteins encoded together in one Shewanella oneidensis MR-1 window:
- the pfaD gene encoding eicosapentaenoate synthase subunit PfaD encodes MTNTTLDNNALDNNKLSPWPWQVDEAAISFDIESLGKKLKDLNQACYLINHAEKGLGIAQSAEVVGLAEPNNGLHPVSAFAPALGTQSLGDSNFRRVHGVKYAYYAGAMANGIASEELVIALGQAGILCSFGAAGLIPSRVEAAIKRIQAALPNGPYAFNLIHSPSEQALERGSVELFLKHQVRTVEASAFLGLTPQIVYYRAAGLSRDASGEIVIGNKVIAKISRTEVATKFMEPAPVKILQQLVNEGLISEDQMLMAQSVPMADDITAEADSGGHTDNRPLVTLLPTILALKDTIQAKYQYKTPIRVGAGGGIGTPDAALATFNMGAAYIVTGSINQACVEAGASEHTRKLLATTEMADVTMAPAADMFEMGVKLQVVKRGTLFPMRANKLYEIYTRYDSIEAIPAEERQKLEEQVFRASLDEIWAGTVAHFNERDPKQIERALDNPKRKMALIFRWYLGLSSRWSNTGEVGREMDYQIWAGPALGAFNAWAKGSYLDDYRERNAVDLAKHLMQGAAYQARINLLLSQGVSIPVSLQRWKPLQRC; translated from the coding sequence ATGACGAATACCACACTCGATAATAACGCTCTCGATAATAACAAGCTCAGTCCTTGGCCGTGGCAGGTTGATGAAGCCGCCATCAGTTTCGATATCGAATCCCTTGGCAAAAAACTCAAAGATCTCAATCAAGCCTGTTACTTAATCAACCATGCTGAGAAAGGCTTAGGCATAGCCCAAAGCGCCGAAGTGGTCGGTCTTGCAGAACCCAATAATGGTTTGCATCCTGTAAGCGCCTTCGCCCCCGCCCTTGGCACCCAGAGCTTGGGTGACAGTAATTTTCGCCGCGTGCATGGGGTGAAATACGCTTACTACGCGGGCGCCATGGCCAACGGTATCGCCTCGGAAGAGTTAGTTATCGCCTTAGGTCAGGCGGGCATTTTGTGCTCCTTTGGCGCGGCAGGGTTAATTCCGTCGCGCGTGGAAGCCGCGATTAAACGCATTCAAGCGGCATTGCCCAATGGTCCCTACGCCTTTAACTTGATCCATAGCCCGAGCGAGCAAGCGCTGGAGCGTGGCAGTGTCGAACTCTTCCTTAAACATCAAGTGCGTACGGTTGAGGCCTCGGCTTTCTTGGGCTTAACGCCGCAAATCGTCTATTACCGCGCCGCAGGCCTGAGTCGCGACGCCAGCGGCGAGATTGTGATTGGCAATAAAGTGATTGCTAAAATCAGCCGTACTGAGGTGGCTACCAAGTTTATGGAGCCCGCCCCCGTTAAGATACTGCAACAATTAGTGAACGAAGGGCTTATCAGCGAAGATCAAATGCTGATGGCGCAATCTGTGCCCATGGCCGATGACATTACCGCCGAAGCAGACTCAGGCGGCCACACCGACAATCGCCCTCTGGTCACGCTATTGCCAACCATTTTGGCGCTCAAAGATACCATTCAAGCCAAGTACCAGTATAAAACGCCGATCCGAGTGGGCGCAGGTGGGGGGATCGGCACCCCCGATGCGGCGCTGGCGACCTTCAATATGGGCGCGGCCTATATTGTCACCGGCTCAATCAACCAAGCCTGCGTGGAAGCGGGTGCCAGCGAACATACCCGTAAGTTACTCGCCACCACTGAAATGGCCGATGTGACTATGGCGCCCGCCGCCGATATGTTTGAAATGGGCGTTAAGTTACAAGTGGTTAAGCGCGGCACCCTATTCCCGATGCGCGCCAATAAGCTCTACGAGATTTACACCCGCTACGACTCGATAGAGGCGATTCCAGCAGAGGAAAGGCAAAAGCTGGAAGAGCAAGTATTTCGCGCCTCATTAGATGAGATTTGGGCAGGTACTGTGGCGCACTTTAATGAGCGCGATCCTAAGCAAATTGAGCGCGCGCTGGATAACCCTAAACGCAAAATGGCACTGATTTTCCGCTGGTATTTAGGTTTATCGAGCCGCTGGTCAAACACTGGTGAAGTCGGCCGCGAAATGGATTACCAGATTTGGGCAGGCCCCGCCCTCGGCGCCTTTAATGCTTGGGCTAAAGGCAGTTATTTAGATGATTACCGCGAGCGCAATGCGGTCGACTTGGCGAAACATTTAATGCAAGGCGCCGCCTACCAAGCACGGATTAACCTGTTGTTATCCCAAGGGGTAAGTATTCCAGTCAGCCTGCAACGTTGGAAACCTCTGCAACGCTGCTAA